Proteins encoded in a region of the Streptomyces sp. NBC_00310 genome:
- a CDS encoding helix-turn-helix transcriptional regulator, translating to MRRVEQIVNTDLGSYLRQMRERVRPEQRGLRAGGSRRVPGLRREEVAALAGVSQTYYTRLEQSQTAHASPQVLLSIARALDLSLDEQDYLLKIGTAVQNPQQQAPHDDQLSPSTKMLMASLGNVAAAVLNYRCDILAWNSLYHRLFAPHLDFDVTEDAELRPNVIKMNFLDEDVRTLYADWATESESNVTYLRFISGNHRHDPRLAELIGELTIQSEEFAALWCRQRVANCIEGTKLFSHPVVGELELMYQSADLQDGNILKFYHAEPDSPHEAALQLLTVDLNSVHRR from the coding sequence ATGAGAAGGGTGGAACAGATCGTGAACACCGACCTCGGCAGCTACCTGCGGCAGATGCGTGAGCGCGTCCGGCCGGAGCAGCGGGGACTGCGCGCCGGCGGCTCCCGGCGGGTTCCCGGACTGCGCCGGGAGGAGGTGGCAGCACTCGCGGGAGTGAGTCAGACCTACTACACCCGGCTCGAGCAGTCGCAGACCGCGCACGCCTCCCCGCAGGTCCTGCTCTCCATCGCCCGCGCTCTGGATCTGAGCCTCGACGAGCAGGACTACTTGCTCAAGATCGGGACTGCGGTGCAGAACCCGCAGCAGCAGGCGCCCCATGACGACCAGTTGAGCCCCAGCACCAAAATGCTGATGGCGTCACTCGGCAACGTGGCCGCGGCCGTGCTGAACTACCGGTGCGACATCCTCGCCTGGAACTCGCTGTACCACCGGCTGTTCGCGCCGCATCTCGATTTCGATGTCACCGAGGACGCCGAACTGCGCCCCAACGTCATCAAGATGAACTTCCTCGACGAGGACGTCCGGACCCTGTACGCGGACTGGGCCACGGAGTCCGAGTCGAACGTGACCTATCTGCGGTTCATTTCCGGAAACCACCGGCACGACCCACGACTGGCCGAGCTCATCGGTGAACTGACCATTCAGAGCGAGGAGTTCGCGGCACTCTGGTGCCGACAGCGGGTGGCCAACTGCATCGAGGGCACCAAGCTCTTCAGCCATCCGGTCGTCGGTGAGCTGGAGTTGATGTACCAGTCCGCCGACCTCCAGGACGGCAACATCCTGAAGTTCTACCATGCGGAACCCGACTCACCGCACGAGGCGGCGCTGCAGCTCCTGACGGTGGATCTGAACTCCGTTCACCGTCGCTGA
- a CDS encoding 3-oxoacyl-ACP synthase III family protein, whose amino-acid sequence MGIADYALAMPSGKRCVDDVSRESGYTVEKLGQILPSGKFSVLAEGETSWGLGRDAAARLLARNPVPLEEIGLVLYAGSSEWGTPFWSPAAKIAQELGIADAHCFEVSNFCNAGMVAVKLADDQVRAGTHKHALVIISDRLSQLVEYGTRYIELFNFADGAAAVLISADAKYEVLGAAHHTDPQWVDSYYGEIKEGRVKVERGEKLDGLGEAFLDNFTALTHKVLAGLGQKVADVSYFLVTHGNQDTHRKYLAALGVHTSRSVFQYDRDGHLGGADPFLALEELEREGRIASGDLVVVATAGSGFTWGVTAIRRT is encoded by the coding sequence ATGGGAATAGCCGACTACGCCCTGGCGATGCCGAGCGGGAAGCGATGCGTCGACGACGTCAGCCGGGAGTCGGGGTACACCGTCGAGAAGCTCGGCCAGATCCTTCCGTCCGGGAAGTTCTCGGTGCTGGCCGAGGGCGAGACCTCCTGGGGGCTCGGCCGGGACGCCGCGGCCAGGCTCCTGGCCCGCAACCCGGTACCGCTCGAGGAGATCGGACTCGTCCTGTACGCGGGCTCCAGCGAATGGGGCACACCCTTCTGGTCGCCCGCCGCCAAGATCGCCCAGGAGCTGGGGATCGCGGACGCGCACTGCTTCGAGGTCTCCAACTTCTGCAACGCGGGCATGGTCGCCGTGAAACTGGCGGACGACCAGGTGCGGGCGGGCACCCACAAGCACGCGCTGGTGATCATCTCGGACAGGCTCAGCCAGCTCGTCGAGTACGGCACCCGCTACATCGAGCTGTTCAACTTCGCGGACGGCGCCGCCGCCGTACTGATCTCGGCCGACGCCAAGTACGAGGTGCTGGGCGCCGCTCACCACACCGACCCGCAATGGGTGGACTCGTACTACGGCGAGATCAAGGAAGGCAGGGTCAAGGTCGAGCGGGGCGAGAAGCTCGACGGGCTCGGCGAGGCGTTCCTCGACAACTTCACGGCCCTGACCCACAAGGTCCTCGCCGGCCTCGGGCAGAAGGTGGCCGACGTGTCGTACTTCCTGGTCACGCACGGCAACCAGGACACCCACCGCAAGTACCTCGCCGCACTGGGCGTGCACACCTCCCGCAGCGTCTTCCAGTACGACCGCGACGGCCACCTCGGCGGTGCGGACCCGTTCCTCGCCTTGGAGGAGCTGGAGCGGGAGGGCCGGATCGCCTCCGGCGACCTGGTGGTCGTAGCGACCGCGGGATCGGGTTTCACCTGGGGTGTGACGGCGATCCGCCGGACGTGA
- a CDS encoding MFS transporter, with translation MPSRGIWLGGGGRQRLGRMTTADTATTSEAAPPTSVRMTGRQVAALVVLLASQFMMAADFSVLNVALPEVGTSLGFSTGSLQWITTTFALCAAGCTLVFGRVGDYVGRRRIFTAGMVLLSVSSLVGGLADSPTMLLVARTLQGLATAAVTPAALALLTTAFTEPGLRTRALGLNSVMMSSGFSVGAILGGVLTDVFSWRWAFFINIPVAIAAIVVVPIVVDESRAEQRSRIDLPGALLITLGLFAGIYGVTRVGEEGLDLVAGASLIAAAVLLGVFWAVESRTVDALVPVKILKKPDIAFGNLAALFIFGGETALIFFTGLYVQNVLGLSSMVAGLVLLGIGVGQIVAGTVGPRILQRVSPRTMLGVSLLLQGAFMLPALWATSDSYWLIPLIATQFVNAFFSMLAALCFMVIATSSVDSDAQGMATGMATQSQQVGIAIGIPLVSAVFAAFIGQGTVTAAEELTGIHVAIGVAGFSQVAVGLLLWLVLRGRARQAASVTA, from the coding sequence GTGCCGTCAAGAGGGATCTGGCTGGGTGGCGGCGGGCGGCAGAGGCTGGGACGCATGACTACCGCTGATACCGCCACGACCTCCGAGGCCGCGCCGCCGACCAGTGTCCGTATGACAGGCCGTCAGGTCGCCGCCCTGGTGGTGCTGCTGGCGTCGCAGTTCATGATGGCCGCCGACTTCTCCGTGCTGAACGTCGCGCTGCCCGAGGTCGGCACGTCCCTGGGGTTCTCGACGGGGAGCCTGCAGTGGATCACCACGACGTTCGCGCTGTGCGCCGCCGGGTGCACCCTGGTCTTCGGACGGGTCGGTGACTACGTGGGGCGTCGGCGGATCTTCACCGCCGGGATGGTCCTTCTGAGCGTCTCCTCGCTCGTCGGCGGCCTCGCCGACTCCCCCACGATGCTGCTGGTCGCCCGTACTCTGCAGGGCCTGGCCACCGCCGCCGTCACGCCCGCCGCGCTCGCCCTGCTGACCACCGCTTTCACCGAACCCGGCCTGCGCACCCGGGCGCTGGGCCTGAACAGCGTGATGATGAGCTCCGGCTTCAGCGTCGGCGCGATCCTCGGCGGTGTCCTCACGGACGTGTTCTCCTGGCGCTGGGCCTTCTTCATCAACATCCCCGTGGCCATCGCCGCGATCGTCGTGGTGCCGATCGTCGTCGACGAGAGCCGGGCGGAGCAGCGCAGCCGCATCGACCTGCCCGGTGCGCTGCTGATCACCCTGGGCCTGTTCGCCGGGATCTACGGTGTCACCCGCGTCGGCGAGGAGGGCCTCGATCTGGTCGCGGGCGCCTCGCTGATCGCAGCCGCCGTTCTGCTCGGCGTCTTCTGGGCCGTGGAGAGCCGTACCGTCGACGCCCTGGTCCCGGTGAAGATCCTCAAGAAGCCCGACATCGCCTTCGGCAACCTGGCAGCACTGTTCATCTTCGGCGGCGAGACCGCGCTGATCTTCTTCACCGGCCTCTACGTCCAGAACGTGCTCGGCCTGTCGTCCATGGTCGCCGGCCTGGTGCTGCTCGGCATCGGTGTGGGCCAGATCGTCGCCGGCACCGTCGGTCCGCGCATCCTCCAGCGGGTCTCGCCGCGCACGATGCTCGGCGTCTCCCTGCTCCTGCAGGGCGCGTTCATGCTGCCGGCGCTGTGGGCCACCTCGGACTCGTACTGGTTGATCCCGCTGATCGCCACCCAGTTCGTGAACGCCTTCTTCTCCATGCTGGCCGCCCTGTGCTTCATGGTCATCGCCACCTCGTCCGTCGACTCCGACGCGCAGGGCATGGCCACCGGCATGGCCACCCAGAGCCAGCAGGTCGGCATCGCGATCGGCATCCCGCTGGTGAGCGCGGTCTTCGCCGCTTTCATCGGACAGGGCACCGTCACCGCCGCCGAGGAGCTCACCGGAATCCACGTGGCGATCGGCGTGGCCGGATTCTCCCAGGTCGCCGTCGGTCTTCTCCTGTGGCTGGTGCTGCGCGGGAGGGCCCGGCAGGCGGCATCCGTCACCGCGTAA
- a CDS encoding RHS repeat domain-containing protein, with protein MRHIPPVRPAPDRSGPSRTPWLRRVSAVVGLGMLPGLLAPSVAFADDPLGRPELSKPRAQKVEPFKAKTDTKTAAAMRTAARADQTAAKRAAKDRARGTTWPTDGSARLTLPASGAAKAEPGTLPVTLTAPAAKKAKRAKSVRVDVLDQKAAQDLGVKGVVLKVTGPTAGGQARLGIDYSAFASAYGGDWAGRLQVLRLPDCAQKKAATAKCRTATPVGFVNTRGEERITADLSFAAKTAKTAHSASTMSAASGQTMMLALAAGTASADGDYKATPLSASSTWEAGGSSGSFTWSYPLKAPQPAAGPGVELEISYDSSSVDGRTSTTNNQGTQVGEGFEITSSYIERKYGSCTDDGHSDKHDMCWKYDNASLVLNGKATELVKDDTTGQWRLKNDDASKVIHSTDAENGDDNGEYWTVVTGDGTKFVFGLNKLDGAADDARTKSVWTVPVFGDDEGEPGYSSGDAFADRAKQQAWRWNLDYVEDTHSNAQSYWYEDETNNYDKLGDDDTGTPYTRGGYLKEIRYGQRAGALFSASPAASHKVVLSYAERCLASGTGCDSLTKDTRDNWPDVPFDQVCKDGEKCPYLDSPSFFTRKRLTSVTTYAWEAAAATPAFAPVDTWELKHLYLDPGDTGDSTDQSLWLDQIKHIGKRGPDLDLDPVKFSHVFLPNRVDSPSDDILSFERPRLKTVVSETGAQTIVDYLAADCVAGQTMPKADENTKRCYPVYWSPYGQDNPILDWFHKYPVSGVRTTDPLGGSEAVQHTYQYSGGGAWHYNEDPLTPAKERTWSEWRGYQKVTHLTGPSEGTQTRTVSVYLRGMNGDRVLAADGKTLDPDARKTVKVTGIKADEITDSEQYAGFNRESVSYDGATEISGTVNDPWSQQTATQHKSYANTEAYYVRIGASHARTNVTSKLTPADRVRTTKTTYDDFGMPKTVEDSGDNAVAGDEKCTRTWYARNETVNLISTVSRTRTVGQECSVADSSLDLPADHTRPGDVISDTATAYDTTTWSTTQKPTKGDARWTGRAQGYGGDDQPLWQQTAVTEYDTLGRPTLMKNTNNVTTSTTEYVPVSAGPLTQTKVGNAKAYKTVTVKDFALGTDLKVTDPNNRVTETAYDSLGRVTSVWLPNRSRALGKTANYVYAYSVKADALPWVSSATLKGDGSGYNTTYEIYDSLLRTRQVQAPSAVGGRVIAQTLYDGRGLAVTAQGDIWDSTAAPSSSIVQIDGGQAPRQSDSVFDGMARVTKVTTKSYGVTKWSLDTTYKGDTVLASAPAGGTASAVVTNALGQTVERRDYAGSNPTGTDYMTTRYTFDDADRQETITAHDKSKWSYTYDLFGRQRTVIDPDKGTTTTDHNELDQAIKSTDSRPGNALLFEYDVLGRKTGMWQTSKTDANKLAAWTFDTLAKGQQDTAVRYDGGVSGKAYTQKVTAYDPLYKVTNNQLILPSNDPLVTAGVPSTLSFSTGYNLDGTVKQAAAPAVAGLAGETVSYTHDALGQVLTAKGTTGYLQGVAYSPLGDLRQLTLATDPSAAKKVYVNHDYEAGTRRLTRSYVTDDVHGYMLQELKYSQDDAGNITAVHDGTTLGGTGKEDYQCFTYDGYRRLSEAWTPKAADCAASGRTTANLGGAAPYWTSYQYNDSGLRSQQVEHSASGDVTTEYKYGTDRGQPHALSSTVSGSTTVKYTYDENGNTWTRPGTQATQTLAWDTEGRVATASEPAANGKPATGTGYLYDASGELLIKRPTTTDGETVLYLGTTEVRLKVSGNGATKALSGTRSYTAGSTTLAVRTSAAGVSGTKLTFLAGNHQGTSSLAIASDTLAFVKRYTKPFGAPRGTASGSWPDDKGFLGRPSDQTTGLTQLGARQYDPATGRFLSVDPLLEPDKPQTLNGYAYSSNSPITNSDPTGMSDGVGGILGGISAIVGGAVRGLRNIIGSAIDAIGSSGGTAPTNSYGNPSGMPLLNYKPGATYNLITKSWDTPWEVNGRPLSEYLATLPNWGIVSDPKANNDWETSRGLFFGWLWGGGFPLGEQQNFRGGDAFTSILAQDETFGEWRTKLVGQARDKGMRAPAAKEAIPFLYKDKGPEPGSPWYKFNSLRGAANDIGGVLTNGGLGTENQADAFLGSYSATGRIKSINKKEQSVTLKFTATNLSDWRSATHVIPRSWNPAFEDTFGAAVTEDFSWEEKWPVNESVNYSEWLD; from the coding sequence ATGCGACACATACCCCCGGTCCGGCCTGCCCCGGACCGGAGCGGGCCCTCACGGACGCCGTGGCTGCGACGCGTCAGCGCCGTCGTCGGCCTCGGCATGCTGCCCGGCCTGCTCGCTCCCTCCGTGGCGTTCGCCGACGACCCGCTGGGCCGGCCCGAGCTGTCCAAGCCACGCGCCCAGAAGGTCGAGCCGTTCAAGGCGAAGACGGACACCAAGACCGCAGCCGCCATGCGTACGGCTGCCCGCGCCGACCAGACGGCGGCCAAGCGAGCAGCCAAGGACCGTGCCAGGGGCACCACCTGGCCGACCGATGGTTCGGCCCGCCTCACCCTGCCTGCCTCCGGCGCGGCGAAGGCGGAACCGGGCACCCTGCCGGTCACCCTGACCGCGCCGGCTGCCAAGAAGGCCAAGCGCGCCAAATCTGTCCGGGTCGACGTCCTGGATCAGAAGGCCGCCCAGGACCTGGGCGTCAAGGGCGTGGTCCTGAAGGTGACCGGCCCCACAGCCGGCGGTCAGGCCCGCCTCGGCATCGATTACTCGGCGTTCGCGTCGGCCTACGGCGGCGACTGGGCCGGCCGGCTGCAGGTGCTGCGGCTGCCCGACTGCGCCCAGAAGAAAGCGGCGACCGCGAAGTGCCGCACTGCGACCCCGGTCGGCTTCGTCAACACCCGGGGCGAGGAACGGATCACCGCCGACCTGTCGTTTGCGGCGAAGACGGCGAAGACCGCCCACTCGGCGAGCACAATGTCCGCGGCCTCCGGACAGACCATGATGCTCGCTCTTGCAGCCGGCACTGCCTCCGCCGACGGCGACTACAAGGCCACCCCGCTCTCCGCCTCCTCCACCTGGGAGGCCGGCGGCAGCTCCGGCAGCTTCACCTGGTCCTACCCGCTCAAGGCACCCCAGCCGGCTGCCGGCCCGGGCGTGGAGCTGGAGATCTCCTACGACTCCTCCAGCGTGGACGGCCGTACCTCCACCACCAACAACCAGGGCACCCAGGTCGGTGAAGGCTTCGAGATCACCTCGTCGTACATCGAGCGCAAGTACGGCTCCTGCACCGACGACGGCCACAGCGACAAGCACGACATGTGCTGGAAGTACGACAACGCGTCCCTGGTGCTCAACGGCAAAGCCACCGAACTGGTCAAGGACGACACCACCGGCCAGTGGCGGCTGAAGAACGACGATGCCTCCAAGGTCATCCACTCCACTGACGCCGAGAACGGCGACGACAACGGCGAGTACTGGACCGTCGTCACCGGTGACGGCACCAAATTCGTCTTCGGTCTGAACAAGCTCGACGGTGCCGCCGACGACGCCCGCACCAAATCGGTGTGGACCGTGCCAGTCTTCGGCGACGACGAGGGTGAGCCCGGTTACTCCTCCGGCGATGCCTTCGCCGACCGCGCCAAGCAGCAGGCCTGGCGATGGAACCTCGACTACGTCGAAGACACCCACAGCAACGCACAGAGCTACTGGTACGAAGACGAAACCAACAACTACGACAAGCTTGGCGACGACGACACCGGCACGCCCTACACCCGTGGCGGCTACCTCAAGGAGATCCGCTACGGACAGCGCGCTGGCGCCCTGTTCAGCGCTTCCCCAGCCGCCTCGCACAAAGTCGTCCTCTCCTACGCCGAGCGCTGCCTCGCCTCCGGCACGGGCTGCGACTCGCTCACCAAGGACACCCGGGACAACTGGCCCGACGTGCCCTTCGACCAGGTCTGCAAGGACGGCGAGAAGTGCCCCTACCTCGACAGCCCGTCCTTCTTCACCCGCAAGCGGCTGACCTCCGTCACCACCTACGCGTGGGAAGCTGCGGCAGCCACCCCCGCCTTCGCCCCGGTCGACACCTGGGAGCTGAAGCACCTCTACCTCGACCCGGGCGACACAGGTGACTCCACCGACCAGTCGCTGTGGCTCGACCAGATCAAGCACATCGGCAAGCGCGGCCCCGATCTCGACCTCGACCCGGTGAAGTTCTCTCACGTCTTCCTGCCCAACCGGGTGGACAGCCCAAGCGACGACATCCTGTCCTTCGAGCGTCCACGACTGAAGACGGTCGTATCCGAAACGGGCGCGCAGACGATCGTCGACTACCTCGCCGCAGACTGCGTGGCTGGACAGACCATGCCCAAGGCCGACGAAAACACCAAGCGCTGCTACCCGGTGTACTGGTCGCCCTACGGCCAGGACAACCCGATCCTCGACTGGTTCCATAAGTACCCGGTCAGCGGGGTGCGCACCACCGACCCGCTCGGCGGCTCCGAGGCGGTCCAGCACACCTACCAGTACTCCGGCGGCGGTGCCTGGCACTACAACGAGGACCCACTGACCCCAGCCAAGGAGCGCACCTGGTCCGAGTGGCGCGGCTACCAGAAGGTCACCCACCTCACCGGCCCGTCGGAAGGCACCCAGACCAGGACAGTCTCGGTATACCTCCGCGGCATGAACGGCGACCGCGTGCTTGCCGCCGACGGCAAGACGCTGGACCCCGACGCCCGCAAAACCGTCAAGGTCACCGGCATCAAGGCCGATGAGATCACCGACTCCGAGCAGTACGCCGGCTTCAACCGGGAGTCCGTCTCCTACGACGGCGCCACCGAAATCTCCGGCACTGTCAACGACCCCTGGTCTCAGCAGACAGCCACCCAGCACAAGTCCTACGCCAACACCGAGGCCTACTACGTCCGCATCGGCGCCTCCCACGCCCGCACCAACGTCACCAGCAAGCTCACACCGGCCGACCGGGTGCGCACCACGAAGACCACATACGACGACTTCGGAATGCCGAAGACCGTCGAAGACTCCGGTGACAACGCCGTCGCCGGCGACGAGAAATGCACCCGCACCTGGTACGCCCGCAACGAGACGGTCAACCTGATCTCCACGGTCTCCCGGACCCGGACCGTCGGCCAGGAGTGCTCCGTCGCCGACTCCTCCCTGGACCTGCCGGCCGACCACACCCGCCCCGGCGATGTCATCTCCGACACGGCGACCGCGTACGACACCACCACCTGGTCCACCACACAAAAGCCCACCAAGGGCGACGCCCGGTGGACGGGGCGTGCCCAGGGATACGGAGGTGACGACCAGCCGCTGTGGCAGCAGACGGCCGTCACTGAGTACGACACGCTCGGCCGCCCCACCCTGATGAAGAACACCAACAACGTCACCACGTCCACCACCGAATACGTTCCGGTCTCGGCCGGTCCGCTGACCCAGACGAAGGTCGGCAACGCCAAGGCCTACAAGACGGTCACCGTCAAGGACTTCGCCCTGGGCACGGACCTCAAGGTCACCGACCCCAACAACCGGGTGACGGAGACGGCATACGACAGCCTTGGCCGGGTCACCTCCGTCTGGCTGCCCAACCGCTCCCGCGCGCTCGGAAAGACCGCCAACTACGTGTACGCGTACAGCGTCAAGGCCGACGCGCTGCCCTGGGTCTCCAGCGCCACCCTCAAGGGCGACGGCTCCGGCTACAACACCACCTACGAGATCTACGATTCACTGCTGCGCACCCGCCAGGTGCAGGCGCCCTCGGCTGTGGGCGGGCGGGTCATCGCCCAGACCCTGTATGACGGCCGCGGTCTCGCCGTGACTGCTCAAGGCGACATCTGGGACAGTACGGCCGCACCGTCCTCCTCGATTGTGCAGATCGACGGCGGACAGGCGCCAAGGCAGAGCGACAGCGTCTTCGACGGCATGGCACGCGTCACCAAGGTGACCACCAAGAGCTACGGCGTCACCAAATGGTCGCTCGACACCACCTACAAGGGCGACACGGTCCTCGCGAGCGCCCCGGCTGGTGGCACGGCCAGCGCGGTCGTCACCAACGCGCTCGGCCAGACCGTCGAACGCCGTGACTACGCCGGCAGCAATCCGACCGGCACCGACTACATGACCACCCGCTACACCTTCGACGACGCCGACCGGCAGGAGACGATCACCGCACACGACAAGTCCAAGTGGTCGTACACCTACGACCTCTTCGGTCGGCAGCGGACCGTGATCGACCCCGACAAGGGGACGACCACCACGGACCACAACGAGCTCGACCAGGCAATCAAGTCGACCGACAGCCGCCCGGGCAACGCGCTGCTCTTCGAGTACGACGTCCTCGGCCGCAAGACCGGCATGTGGCAGACGTCCAAGACCGACGCCAACAAACTGGCGGCCTGGACCTTCGACACCCTCGCCAAGGGCCAGCAGGACACAGCCGTGCGCTACGACGGCGGCGTCAGTGGAAAGGCCTACACCCAGAAGGTCACCGCCTACGACCCGCTGTACAAGGTCACCAACAATCAGCTGATCCTGCCCTCCAACGACCCGCTGGTGACGGCAGGTGTGCCCAGCACCCTGTCCTTCTCCACCGGCTACAACCTCGACGGCACGGTGAAGCAGGCCGCCGCACCCGCAGTGGCCGGGCTGGCAGGGGAAACTGTTTCCTACACCCACGACGCACTCGGCCAGGTGCTGACCGCCAAGGGCACCACCGGCTACCTCCAGGGCGTCGCCTACTCCCCGCTCGGCGATTTGCGCCAACTGACGCTCGCCACTGACCCGAGCGCCGCGAAGAAGGTGTACGTCAACCACGACTACGAGGCTGGCACCCGTCGCCTCACCCGGTCGTACGTCACCGACGACGTACACGGCTACATGCTCCAGGAGCTGAAATACAGCCAGGACGACGCGGGCAACATCACCGCAGTCCACGACGGCACCACCCTCGGTGGGACCGGCAAGGAGGACTACCAGTGCTTCACCTACGACGGCTACCGCCGCCTGAGTGAGGCCTGGACCCCGAAGGCCGCTGACTGCGCCGCATCCGGCCGCACCACCGCCAACCTGGGCGGGGCCGCGCCGTACTGGACCAGCTACCAGTACAACGACTCCGGCCTGCGCTCCCAGCAGGTGGAGCACAGCGCCTCGGGCGACGTCACCACCGAGTACAAGTACGGCACGGACAGGGGCCAGCCGCACGCCCTGTCCTCGACGGTCAGCGGCTCGACGACCGTGAAGTACACCTACGACGAGAACGGCAACACCTGGACCCGGCCCGGCACCCAGGCCACCCAGACGCTGGCCTGGGACACCGAGGGCAGGGTCGCCACCGCGAGCGAACCCGCCGCGAACGGCAAGCCCGCCACCGGCACCGGATACCTCTACGACGCGAGCGGTGAGCTGCTCATCAAGCGGCCCACCACCACCGACGGCGAGACCGTGCTCTACCTCGGCACGACCGAGGTCCGGCTCAAGGTCAGCGGCAACGGCGCCACCAAGGCACTGTCGGGCACCCGCAGCTACACGGCGGGCAGCACGACCCTCGCGGTGCGCACCTCAGCCGCCGGGGTGTCCGGCACCAAGCTGACCTTCCTGGCCGGCAACCACCAGGGCACCTCAAGTCTGGCGATCGCCTCGGACACTCTGGCCTTCGTCAAGCGCTACACCAAGCCGTTCGGTGCCCCGCGTGGCACGGCGAGCGGCAGCTGGCCCGACGACAAGGGCTTCCTGGGCAGGCCATCCGACCAGACGACGGGCCTCACCCAGCTCGGCGCCCGCCAGTACGACCCGGCGACGGGCCGCTTCCTGAGCGTCGACCCGCTGCTCGAACCGGACAAGCCGCAGACACTCAACGGCTACGCCTACTCGAGCAACAGCCCCATCACCAACTCCGACCCGACCGGCATGTCCGACGGCGTCGGTGGCATTCTCGGGGGCATCAGCGCGATCGTTGGTGGCGCCGTGCGCGGCCTCCGCAACATCATCGGGTCCGCCATCGACGCGATCGGCTCGTCCGGCGGCACCGCCCCGACGAACTCCTACGGCAACCCCTCCGGGATGCCGCTCCTCAACTACAAGCCCGGCGCGACCTACAACCTCATCACCAAATCCTGGGACACGCCATGGGAAGTGAATGGCAGGCCCCTTAGTGAATATCTGGCCACCCTGCCCAACTGGGGCATCGTCAGCGATCCGAAGGCGAACAATGACTGGGAGACCTCACGCGGCCTGTTCTTCGGCTGGTTGTGGGGCGGCGGTTTCCCGTTGGGGGAGCAGCAGAACTTCCGGGGCGGTGACGCGTTCACCTCGATCCTGGCGCAGGACGAGACCTTCGGCGAATGGCGGACGAAGCTGGTGGGCCAGGCCCGGGACAAGGGCATGAGGGCCCCGGCCGCAAAGGAAGCCATCCCCTTCCTCTACAAGGACAAGGGCCCCGAGCCGGGCAGCCCCTGGTACAAGTTCAACTCCCTACGCGGGGCAGCCAACGACATCGGCGGTGTGCTCACCAACGGCGGTCTCGGGACGGAGAACCAGGCGGACGCGTTCCTCGGCAGCTACTCGGCCACAGGCAGGATCAAGTCGATCAACAAGAAGGAGCAGTCGGTCACGCTGAAGTTCACCGCCACCAACCTTTCCGACTGGCGATCCGCGACCCACGTCATCCCGCGGTCGTGGAACCCGGCCTTCGAGGACACGTTCGGCGCGGCCGTGACGGAGGACTTCTCATGGGAGGAGAAGTGGCCCGTCAACGAGAGCGTGAACTATTCGGAATGGCTCGACTAG
- a CDS encoding aldo/keto reductase, producing MQYVRLGSSGLKVSRLALGCMSYGEPRLGTHPWSLPEEESLPFLAQALELGINFFDTANIYSLGTSEEFLGRAVRKLTRREDVVIATKVYEKLKDNPLSGGLSRSAIMRELDASLRRLDTDYIDLYIVHRWDHETPVEETMEALHDVVRAGKVRYIGASSMHAWQFVKAQYVADLHGWTRFVSMQNHYNLVNREEEREMLPYCLAEGVGVTPWSPLARGRLTRDWDAESPRTGGDPIQDRFYGPTERADRAVARVVAEIAAERGIPMAQVALAWLLRQPVVTAPVVGATRPHHLEDAVASLDVRLDDTELARLEAPYVPHAVVEYV from the coding sequence TTGCAGTACGTCCGGCTGGGCTCGTCCGGCCTGAAGGTGTCGCGACTGGCGCTGGGATGCATGAGTTACGGCGAGCCCCGACTCGGCACCCATCCCTGGTCGCTGCCCGAGGAGGAGAGCCTCCCGTTCCTCGCCCAGGCGCTCGAACTGGGCATCAACTTCTTCGACACCGCGAACATCTACTCGCTGGGCACCAGCGAGGAGTTCCTGGGCCGCGCGGTGCGCAAGCTGACCCGGCGCGAAGACGTCGTCATCGCCACCAAGGTCTACGAGAAGCTCAAGGACAACCCGCTCTCGGGCGGGCTGTCCCGCTCGGCGATCATGCGCGAACTCGACGCCAGCCTGCGGCGGTTGGACACCGACTACATCGACCTCTACATCGTCCACCGCTGGGACCACGAGACCCCGGTCGAGGAGACCATGGAGGCGCTGCACGACGTGGTGCGCGCGGGCAAGGTCCGCTACATCGGTGCCTCCTCCATGCACGCCTGGCAGTTCGTGAAGGCGCAGTACGTCGCCGATCTCCACGGCTGGACGCGGTTCGTGAGCATGCAGAACCACTACAACCTCGTCAACCGCGAGGAAGAGCGCGAGATGCTGCCGTACTGCCTCGCGGAGGGCGTCGGCGTCACCCCGTGGAGCCCGCTGGCCCGCGGAAGGCTCACGCGCGACTGGGACGCCGAGTCGCCCCGCACCGGGGGCGACCCGATCCAGGACCGCTTCTACGGCCCCACCGAGCGGGCGGACCGCGCGGTCGCCCGCGTGGTCGCCGAGATCGCCGCCGAACGCGGCATCCCCATGGCCCAGGTGGCCCTCGCCTGGCTGCTGCGTCAGCCGGTGGTCACCGCGCCCGTCGTCGGCGCGACCCGGCCGCACCACCTCGAGGACGCCGTGGCGTCCCTCGACGTGAGGCTCGACGACACCGAACTCGCCCGGCTTGAGGCGCCCTATGTGCCGCACGCCGTCGTGGAATACGTCTGA